In Acidovorax sp. GBBC 1281, a single window of DNA contains:
- a CDS encoding nucleotidyltransferase family protein, producing the protein MDTARDEALPTAPAHGVVGVLLAAGHARRFGSDKRRVPWPGHGSLMEAALAPLQAVCPRVVAVLPPGDAWGLMLCRRLQVEVAWSFRRGDGLAASLSAALPLVRGAPAIVVALADMGDVRAATVRALIAAWQRQPGQPVLPVFGGQPGNPRLIPAVLYPRLEGLSGDDGVRRALDWAAAQRCAVDDPGVLRDLDTPAGLG; encoded by the coding sequence ATGGACACCGCCCGCGACGAAGCCCTGCCCACGGCGCCGGCCCACGGCGTGGTCGGCGTGCTGCTGGCGGCGGGCCACGCGCGGCGCTTCGGCAGCGACAAGCGCCGCGTGCCCTGGCCCGGCCACGGCTCGCTGATGGAGGCCGCGCTCGCGCCGCTGCAGGCCGTGTGCCCGCGCGTCGTCGCCGTGCTGCCGCCGGGCGATGCCTGGGGGCTGATGCTGTGCCGGCGCCTGCAGGTCGAGGTGGCTTGGTCGTTCCGGCGCGGCGATGGGCTGGCGGCCTCGCTGTCGGCCGCCCTGCCGCTGGTGCGCGGCGCGCCGGCCATCGTGGTCGCGCTGGCCGACATGGGGGACGTGCGGGCGGCCACCGTGCGCGCGCTCATCGCGGCCTGGCAGCGCCAGCCGGGGCAGCCCGTGCTGCCGGTGTTCGGCGGCCAGCCCGGCAATCCGCGGCTGATCCCGGCAGTGCTGTATCCCCGGCTGGAGGGGCTGTCGGGCGACGACGGCGTGCGCCGTGCGCTCGACTGGGCGGCCGCGCAGCGCTGCGCGGTGGACGACCCCGGCGTGCTGCGCGATCTGGACACGCCCGCCGGGCTGGGGTGA
- a CDS encoding benzoate/H(+) symporter BenE family transporter, whose product MSFFKDLSLSTATAGFVSVLVGFTSSVAIVFQAAQAFQATPAQITSWMWALGLGMGLCSLVPSLLLRQPVMVAWSTPGAAVLATAGLAGGFSMGEAVGAFMACAVLIALAGATGWFERIMGRIPMEIASALLAGVLARFGMQAFASANTALPLVLLMLVCYLVMRRLLPRYAVVATLAVAVAFSAGSGQMAWSAVHFELAAPVFMAPQFSLPALISLTLPLFVVTMASQNLPGVAVMRATGYRLPVSRLVTMTGLATLVLAPFGAFALNFSAITAALCMGPEAHEDRTRRYTAAVTCGFLYIVIGIFGAVITGLLTAFPKELVSTIAGLALLGTIGTGLASALKEDSHREAAVITFLVTLSGVAIAGIGSAFWGVAAGSLALFVQQYGRKRAPGA is encoded by the coding sequence ATGTCCTTCTTCAAAGACCTGAGCCTTTCGACCGCCACCGCGGGCTTCGTTTCCGTCCTGGTGGGCTTCACCAGCTCGGTGGCCATCGTGTTCCAGGCGGCCCAGGCATTCCAGGCCACGCCGGCGCAGATCACCTCCTGGATGTGGGCCCTGGGCCTGGGAATGGGGCTGTGTTCGCTGGTGCCGTCGCTGCTGCTGCGCCAGCCCGTCATGGTGGCCTGGTCCACGCCGGGCGCGGCCGTCCTGGCCACCGCGGGGCTCGCGGGCGGGTTCAGCATGGGGGAAGCGGTCGGTGCCTTCATGGCCTGCGCGGTGCTGATCGCGCTGGCCGGCGCCACCGGCTGGTTCGAGCGCATCATGGGCCGCATTCCCATGGAGATCGCCTCGGCGCTGCTGGCCGGCGTGCTCGCCCGGTTCGGCATGCAGGCCTTTGCCTCGGCCAACACCGCCTTGCCGCTGGTGCTGCTCATGCTGGTCTGCTATCTGGTGATGCGCCGGCTGCTGCCGCGCTATGCGGTGGTCGCGACGCTCGCAGTGGCCGTGGCTTTTTCGGCCGGCAGCGGGCAGATGGCCTGGTCCGCCGTCCACTTCGAGCTGGCCGCGCCCGTGTTCATGGCGCCGCAGTTCAGCCTGCCGGCACTGATCAGCCTGACGCTGCCGCTGTTCGTGGTCACCATGGCGTCGCAGAACCTGCCGGGCGTGGCGGTCATGCGCGCGACCGGCTACCGGTTGCCCGTTTCGCGCTTGGTCACCATGACCGGCCTGGCCACGCTCGTGCTCGCGCCCTTCGGGGCCTTCGCGCTCAACTTCAGCGCGATCACCGCCGCCCTGTGCATGGGCCCCGAAGCGCATGAAGATCGCACCCGCCGCTATACCGCGGCCGTCACCTGCGGGTTCCTGTACATCGTGATCGGCATCTTCGGCGCGGTCATCACCGGGTTGCTCACCGCGTTCCCGAAGGAGCTGGTCAGCACCATCGCGGGGCTGGCGCTGCTCGGCACCATCGGCACCGGCCTGGCGTCGGCGCTCAAGGAGGATTCGCATCGGGAGGCGGCGGTCATCACCTTCCTCGTCACGCTGAGCGGTGTGGCCATTGCGGGCATCGGTTCGGCCTTCTGGGGCGTGGCGGCCGGCAGCCTCGCGCTATTTGTGCAACAGTACGGCCGCAAGCGCGCACCGGGCGCGTAG
- a CDS encoding glutamate-5-semialdehyde dehydrogenase, translated as MNALHIAEYTHGLGIQAKAASAQMARAPSAVKSRALLALARLLREQTAPLQESNARDLERARAAGLAEPMVDRLKLTPKVLETCALGCEQLAAMGDVIGEITGMRQQPSGIRVGQMRVPIGVFGMIYESRPNVTIEAASLSIKSGNACILRGGSEAIDSNKALAALVQQALAEAGLPEDAVQLVQTTDREAVGHLIAMPEYVDVIIPRGGKGLIERISRDAKVPVIKHLDGNCHTYVDDPCDIAMAVKVADNAKTNKYSPCNASESLLVARGAAAAFLPQIGAVYAGKGVEMRGCPESLALLAGVPGAKLVPATEQDWSEEYLAPIISVKVVDGLDEAIAHINRYSSHHTDAILTTHHGHAQRFLREVDSASVMVNASTRFADGFEYGLGAEIGISTDKFHARGPVGIEGLTSLKYVVLGEGEVRG; from the coding sequence ATGAACGCGCTCCACATCGCCGAATACACCCATGGCCTCGGCATCCAGGCAAAAGCGGCTTCCGCGCAGATGGCGCGGGCGCCCTCGGCGGTCAAGAGCCGGGCCCTGCTCGCCCTGGCCCGCCTGCTGCGCGAGCAGACCGCCCCGCTGCAGGAGAGCAACGCCCGCGACCTGGAGCGCGCCCGCGCCGCCGGCCTGGCCGAGCCCATGGTCGATCGCCTGAAGCTCACCCCCAAAGTGCTGGAAACCTGCGCGCTCGGCTGCGAGCAGCTCGCCGCCATGGGCGACGTGATCGGCGAGATCACCGGCATGCGCCAGCAGCCCAGCGGCATCCGCGTCGGCCAGATGCGCGTGCCCATCGGCGTGTTCGGCATGATCTACGAGAGCCGCCCCAACGTGACCATCGAGGCCGCCAGCCTCAGCATCAAGAGCGGCAACGCCTGCATCCTGCGCGGCGGCTCCGAGGCCATCGACTCCAACAAGGCCCTGGCGGCCCTGGTGCAGCAGGCCCTGGCCGAGGCCGGCCTGCCCGAGGACGCGGTGCAGCTGGTGCAGACCACCGACCGCGAGGCCGTGGGCCACCTGATCGCCATGCCCGAGTACGTGGACGTCATCATCCCGCGCGGCGGCAAGGGCCTGATCGAGCGCATCAGCCGCGACGCCAAGGTGCCGGTCATCAAGCACCTGGACGGCAACTGCCACACCTATGTGGACGACCCCTGCGACATCGCCATGGCGGTGAAGGTGGCCGACAACGCCAAGACGAACAAGTACAGCCCGTGCAACGCCAGCGAGAGCCTGCTGGTGGCGCGCGGCGCGGCGGCCGCCTTTTTGCCGCAGATCGGCGCGGTCTATGCCGGCAAGGGCGTGGAGATGCGCGGCTGCCCCGAATCGCTCGCCCTGCTGGCCGGCGTGCCGGGCGCGAAGCTGGTGCCCGCCACCGAGCAGGACTGGAGCGAGGAATACCTCGCCCCGATCATCAGCGTGAAGGTGGTGGACGGCCTGGACGAGGCCATCGCCCACATCAACCGCTACTCCAGCCACCACACCGACGCCATCCTCACCACCCACCACGGCCACGCCCAGCGCTTCCTGCGCGAGGTGGATTCGGCCAGCGTGATGGTCAACGCCAGCACCCGGTTCGCCGACGGCTTCGAGTACGGGCTGGGCGCCGAGATCGGCATCAGCACCGACAAGTTCCATGCCCGCGGCCCGGTGGGCATCGAGGGCCTGACCTCGCTCAAGTACGTGGTGCTGGGCGAAGGCGAAGTGCGCGGCTGA
- the trkA gene encoding Trk system potassium transporter TrkA produces MKIIILGAGRVGCSVADSLVSEQNDITVIDTDAQRLRDLESRFDLRGVVGNGIDPEVLAEAGARDTDLLIACAAQDETNLVCCKVAQLLFNVPTRIARVRSSGFEHDREQAALLLGKDGFAVDRIICPEESLTRYIGKLVEYPEALQVREFAGGRACLVSVRVRAGATVAGVRIADMRAGIPDVAMRMVAIYRRFPEEPDRFIACDGDTRIAAGDEVFVLSAREHIPQVLAAMHQRDGQPARAVRRIMIAGGGRVGLRLARQLAQQGRFHIKVIEGDPDRCVELASTLPSEVLVLQGDATDEDLLGDENVEEVDLFLALTDDDEDNIMACLLAKRMGASRVLALINRRSYADLMHGTQIDIALSPAQAMLGELLAYVRRGDVQAVHSLRRGVAEALEIVARGDRKSSRVVGRKVGDLHLPPEVHMGLIVRGLSGAEPGADAAPAEGDGPDAFAEPQVIIPRSHTVIESGDHVVFFLPNKRLVRDVEKAFRLGATFF; encoded by the coding sequence ATGAAAATCATCATCCTCGGCGCGGGCCGCGTCGGCTGCAGCGTGGCCGACAGCCTCGTGTCCGAGCAGAACGACATCACCGTCATCGACACGGACGCCCAGCGCCTGCGCGATCTGGAATCACGCTTCGACCTGCGCGGCGTGGTGGGCAACGGCATCGACCCCGAGGTGCTGGCCGAGGCCGGCGCGCGCGACACCGACCTGCTGATCGCCTGCGCCGCGCAGGACGAGACCAACCTCGTGTGCTGCAAGGTCGCGCAGTTGCTCTTCAACGTGCCCACGCGCATCGCGCGGGTGCGCTCCTCGGGCTTCGAGCACGACCGCGAGCAGGCCGCGCTGCTGCTGGGCAAGGACGGCTTCGCGGTGGACCGCATCATCTGCCCCGAGGAATCGCTGACGCGCTACATCGGCAAGCTGGTGGAGTACCCCGAGGCACTGCAGGTGCGCGAATTCGCCGGCGGCCGGGCCTGCCTGGTGTCGGTGCGCGTGCGGGCCGGCGCGACCGTGGCGGGCGTGCGCATCGCCGACATGCGGGCCGGCATCCCGGACGTGGCCATGCGCATGGTGGCCATCTACCGCCGCTTTCCCGAAGAGCCCGACCGCTTCATCGCCTGCGACGGCGACACGCGCATCGCGGCGGGCGACGAGGTCTTCGTGCTGTCCGCGCGCGAGCACATTCCCCAGGTGCTGGCCGCCATGCACCAGCGCGACGGCCAGCCCGCGCGGGCGGTGCGCCGCATCATGATCGCCGGCGGCGGCCGCGTGGGCCTGCGCCTGGCGCGGCAGCTGGCGCAGCAGGGGCGCTTTCACATCAAGGTGATCGAGGGCGATCCGGACCGCTGCGTCGAGCTGGCCTCCACGCTGCCCTCCGAGGTGCTGGTGCTGCAGGGCGATGCCACGGACGAAGACCTGCTGGGTGACGAGAACGTCGAGGAGGTGGACCTGTTCCTCGCGCTCACCGACGACGACGAGGACAACATCATGGCCTGCCTGCTGGCCAAGCGCATGGGCGCGAGCCGCGTGCTGGCGCTGATCAACCGGCGCTCCTACGCCGACCTGATGCACGGCACGCAGATCGACATCGCGCTGTCGCCCGCGCAGGCCATGCTGGGCGAGCTGCTGGCCTACGTGCGCCGCGGCGACGTGCAGGCCGTGCACAGCCTGCGCCGGGGCGTGGCCGAGGCGCTGGAGATCGTGGCGCGCGGCGACCGCAAGAGCTCGCGCGTGGTGGGCCGCAAGGTCGGCGACCTGCACCTGCCGCCCGAGGTGCACATGGGGCTGATCGTGCGCGGGCTGTCCGGCGCGGAGCCGGGGGCGGATGCGGCGCCGGCCGAGGGCGATGGCCCGGACGCCTTCGCCGAACCCCAGGTCATCATCCCGCGCAGCCACACGGTGATCGAAAGCGGGGACCACGTGGTGTTCTTCCTGCCGAACAAGCGGCTGGTGCGCGATGTGGAAAAGGCCTTCCGCCTGGGCGCCACGTTCTTCTGA
- a CDS encoding ABC transporter ATP-binding protein: MTLLQVRGLRKSYGGVQAVDGIGFDLAAGELLALIGPNGAGKSTTFDMVGGQTKATAGSVQLQGRELLGLPPRAIARLGVGRTFQIAATFASLTVVENVQMALLSHHRRVFALWRPAASHYRAEAMGLLAQVGMDAQADRPCSELAYGDVKRVELALALANDPQLLLMDEPTAGMAPQERSDLMALTGRLVAERRMAVLFTEHSMDVVFAHADRIIVLAQGRLIAEGDAHAIRNHPGVQAVYLGAGTTFGEKSEHREAVPEGAA; the protein is encoded by the coding sequence ATGACGCTGCTCCAGGTGCGCGGCCTGCGCAAATCCTATGGCGGCGTGCAGGCCGTCGATGGCATCGGCTTCGACCTGGCGGCGGGGGAATTGCTCGCGCTCATCGGGCCCAACGGGGCGGGCAAGTCCACCACCTTCGACATGGTGGGCGGGCAGACGAAGGCCACGGCCGGCTCGGTGCAGCTGCAGGGGCGCGAGCTGCTGGGCCTGCCGCCCCGCGCCATCGCGCGCCTGGGCGTGGGCCGCACCTTCCAGATCGCGGCCACGTTCGCCTCGCTCACCGTGGTCGAGAACGTGCAGATGGCGCTGCTGTCGCACCACCGGCGCGTGTTCGCGCTCTGGCGGCCCGCCGCCTCGCACTACCGCGCCGAGGCGATGGGGCTCCTGGCCCAGGTCGGCATGGACGCGCAGGCCGACCGCCCGTGCAGCGAACTGGCCTACGGCGACGTCAAGCGCGTGGAGCTGGCCCTGGCGCTGGCCAACGATCCGCAACTGCTGCTGATGGACGAGCCCACCGCCGGCATGGCGCCGCAGGAGCGCAGCGACCTCATGGCGCTCACCGGGCGGCTCGTGGCCGAGCGCCGCATGGCGGTGCTGTTCACCGAGCACAGCATGGACGTGGTGTTCGCCCATGCGGACCGCATCATCGTGCTGGCGCAGGGCCGGCTCATCGCCGAGGGCGATGCCCACGCGATCCGCAACCACCCCGGAGTGCAGGCGGTGTACCTGGGCGCCGGCACGACCTTCGGGGAAAAGAGCGAGCACCGGGAAGCGGTGCCAGAGGGCGCGGCATGA
- a CDS encoding ABC transporter ATP-binding protein — MTAPAAPPPPLLEVSGLNAWYGAAHILFDVSLQVRRGEVVALMGRNGAGKSTTFKAIMGLLARRQGRVDFLGRPIAGLQPYEIARMGLGFVPEDRRVFADLTVTENLEVGRQPPRRWPDGSEAPSWTPAALYRLFPNLGAMPQRPGGQMSGGEQQMLTVARTLMGNPYLVLLDEPSEGVAPVIVEQMAQTILQLKARGASILLSEQNVRFAEMVSDRAYVLEKGQIRYEGSIEALSRNEEVRRAYLAV, encoded by the coding sequence ATGACGGCCCCCGCGGCGCCGCCGCCGCCGCTGCTGGAGGTCTCCGGCCTGAACGCCTGGTACGGCGCGGCGCACATCCTGTTCGACGTGTCGCTGCAGGTGCGCCGCGGCGAGGTCGTGGCGCTGATGGGCCGCAACGGCGCGGGCAAGTCCACCACCTTCAAGGCCATCATGGGTCTGCTCGCGCGGCGGCAGGGGCGGGTGGATTTTCTCGGCCGCCCGATCGCGGGCCTGCAGCCCTACGAGATCGCGCGGATGGGCCTGGGCTTCGTGCCCGAGGACCGGCGCGTGTTCGCCGACCTCACGGTCACCGAGAACCTGGAGGTCGGCCGCCAGCCGCCCCGGCGCTGGCCCGATGGCAGCGAGGCGCCGTCCTGGACGCCCGCCGCGCTGTACCGGCTCTTTCCCAACCTGGGCGCCATGCCGCAGCGGCCCGGCGGGCAGATGAGCGGCGGCGAGCAGCAGATGCTCACCGTGGCGCGCACGCTCATGGGCAACCCGTACCTGGTGCTGCTGGACGAGCCCTCCGAGGGCGTGGCGCCCGTGATCGTCGAGCAGATGGCGCAGACGATCCTGCAGCTCAAGGCCCGGGGCGCGAGCATCCTGCTGTCCGAGCAGAACGTGCGCTTTGCCGAGATGGTGTCCGACCGGGCCTATGTGCTGGAAAAGGGCCAGATCCGCTACGAGGGCTCGATCGAGGCGCTGTCGCGCAACGAGGAGGTGCGCCGCGCGTACCTCGCGGTGTAG
- a CDS encoding potassium transporter Kup: protein MQSSKSSLAALTLGAIGVVYGDIGTSVLYAVKEVFGSGHVAFTPQNVYGILSIFFWTLTTIVSLKYVVLVLRADNNGEGGLIAMLALASQAVKDKPRLRSVLLCIGIFGTSLFYGDGVITPAISVLSAVEGLEVVSPHFGKAVIPLTLVVLFCLFAVQKRGTGGIGRYFGPITLVWFLSLAALGIPHIIGHPEILGALSPHHALGFIWNNPGTSFIVLGAVVLCVTGAEALYADLGHFGKKPIRLAWFSVAMPALTINYFGQGALLLAEPEAVKNPFYMMAPDWALIPLVIMATMATVIASQALITGAFSVTKQVIQLGYLPRLNILHTSVRDTGQIYIPFVNWMLFVAIVLAVVMFRSSSNLAAAYGIAVTLDMLITTVLTFFVIRYGWKYPLALCVAATGSFFVVDLAFFSSNLLKLFQGGWFPLLIGGIVFTLMMTWKRGRELLNEKLRDDSLDLRDFLTAVFVSPPTRVNGTAVFLTAETGSVPNALLHNLKHNKVLHEQNLFVTVRSHEVPWIGLDRRLQVEPLGGDCWQVIVHYGFKNDPDLPGALALMRGRGCELEPMTTSYFLSRDVVIPTIGSGMAPWREKLFAQMHHNASGAAGFLNLPGNAVVELGSKIEI from the coding sequence GTGCAAAGTTCCAAGTCCTCGCTCGCGGCGCTCACCCTGGGCGCCATCGGCGTCGTGTATGGCGATATCGGCACCAGCGTGCTGTATGCGGTCAAGGAGGTGTTCGGCTCGGGACACGTGGCCTTCACGCCCCAGAACGTCTACGGCATCCTGTCCATCTTCTTCTGGACGCTGACCACCATCGTCTCGCTCAAATACGTGGTGCTGGTCCTGCGGGCCGACAACAACGGGGAAGGCGGGCTCATCGCCATGCTGGCGCTGGCCTCCCAGGCGGTGAAGGACAAGCCCCGGCTGCGCAGCGTGCTGCTGTGCATCGGCATCTTCGGCACCTCGCTCTTCTATGGCGACGGGGTCATCACCCCGGCCATCTCGGTGCTGTCGGCGGTCGAGGGGCTCGAAGTGGTGTCGCCGCACTTCGGCAAGGCCGTCATCCCGCTCACCCTCGTCGTGCTGTTTTGCCTGTTCGCGGTGCAAAAGCGCGGCACCGGCGGCATCGGGCGCTATTTCGGGCCCATCACCCTGGTGTGGTTCCTGAGCCTGGCCGCCCTGGGCATTCCGCACATCATCGGCCACCCGGAAATCCTGGGCGCCCTGAGCCCGCACCATGCGCTGGGCTTCATCTGGAACAACCCGGGCACCAGCTTCATCGTGCTGGGCGCGGTGGTGCTGTGCGTGACCGGTGCCGAGGCGCTCTACGCCGACCTAGGCCACTTCGGCAAGAAACCCATTCGCCTGGCCTGGTTCAGCGTGGCGATGCCGGCGCTCACCATCAACTATTTCGGCCAGGGCGCGCTGCTGCTGGCCGAGCCCGAGGCGGTGAAGAACCCGTTCTACATGATGGCCCCCGACTGGGCGCTGATCCCGCTGGTCATCATGGCCACCATGGCGACCGTCATCGCCTCGCAGGCGCTCATCACCGGCGCCTTCAGCGTGACCAAGCAGGTCATCCAGCTCGGCTACCTGCCGCGCCTGAACATCCTGCACACCAGCGTACGGGACACGGGCCAGATCTACATCCCGTTCGTCAACTGGATGCTGTTCGTCGCCATCGTGCTGGCGGTGGTCATGTTCCGCTCCAGCAGCAACCTGGCGGCCGCCTACGGCATCGCGGTCACGCTGGACATGCTCATCACCACCGTGCTCACCTTCTTCGTGATCCGGTACGGCTGGAAGTACCCGCTCGCCCTGTGCGTCGCGGCCACGGGCTCGTTCTTCGTGGTGGACCTGGCCTTCTTCAGTTCCAACCTGCTCAAGCTGTTCCAGGGCGGTTGGTTCCCGCTGCTGATCGGCGGCATCGTCTTCACCCTGATGATGACCTGGAAGCGCGGGCGCGAGCTACTCAACGAAAAGCTGCGCGACGACTCCCTGGACCTGCGCGACTTCCTCACCGCCGTCTTCGTCAGCCCGCCCACCCGGGTGAACGGCACCGCCGTCTTCCTGACGGCCGAGACGGGCTCGGTGCCCAATGCGCTGCTGCACAACCTCAAGCACAACAAGGTGCTGCACGAACAGAACCTGTTCGTGACCGTGCGCAGCCACGAGGTCCCCTGGATCGGGCTGGACCGGCGGCTGCAGGTCGAACCCCTGGGCGGCGACTGCTGGCAGGTGATCGTGCACTACGGCTTCAAGAACGATCCCGACCTGCCCGGCGCCCTGGCGCTGATGCGCGGGCGCGGCTGCGAGCTGGAGCCCATGACCACCAGCTACTTCCTGTCGCGCGATGTCGTCATCCCCACCATCGGCAGCGGCATGGCCCCGTGGCGCGAGAAGCTCTTCGCGCAGATGCACCACAACGCGAGCGGCGCTGCCGGCTTCCTGAATCTGCCGGGCAATGCGGTGGTGGAACTGGGCTCCAAGATCGAGATTTGA
- a CDS encoding TrkH family potassium uptake protein translates to MADLLPVLRVLGALLALFSLAFGVPLAASWWTGDGLWPQYAGALAATLLCGGGLWAGLRHQARELQPRHGIILVALVWVVLPLFAALPLLLAMHQIGRPISFTHAYFEAVSGLTTTGGTVLTGLDALPLSINVWRTFMQWLGGMGILILAVAVLPLLGVGASQLFKAEAAGPVKDTKLTPRMTETAKGLWGVYVLFSLACALAYWLGGMPPADAVMHMFTTVSLGGLSSHDSSFGHFQSPLLESIAVVFMVVASCNFALYFVALRKGHWRSLWCDPEMRATVLTLLGGGLFVALLLWAKDVYAPLAALRHGFFHVVSVATTTGFATTDYLAWPVFAPIFMLMLSGVATSAGSTGGGIKMVRMLILLKQARREMTRLAHPRAVQPVRLGRAVVDHRMIFSVLAFMLVYGATVTVLSMVLLLTDLDLVSAFSAVLASVNCTGPGLGLLGPSATYAVLTEFQLWVCTLAMLLGRLEILSFMVLLTPAFWRR, encoded by the coding sequence ATGGCGGACCTTCTTCCCGTTCTGCGCGTGCTGGGCGCGCTGCTCGCCCTGTTCTCGCTGGCTTTCGGCGTGCCGCTGGCGGCCTCCTGGTGGACGGGCGACGGCCTGTGGCCGCAATACGCCGGCGCCCTGGCGGCCACGCTGCTGTGCGGCGGCGGGCTGTGGGCGGGTCTGCGCCACCAGGCGCGGGAACTGCAGCCGCGCCACGGCATCATCCTCGTCGCGCTCGTGTGGGTGGTGCTGCCGCTGTTCGCCGCGCTGCCGCTGCTGCTGGCCATGCACCAGATCGGCCGGCCGATATCGTTCACGCATGCCTACTTCGAGGCCGTCTCGGGCCTGACCACCACGGGCGGCACCGTGCTGACGGGGCTGGATGCGCTGCCGCTGTCGATCAACGTGTGGCGCACCTTCATGCAGTGGCTGGGCGGCATGGGCATCCTGATCCTGGCGGTGGCCGTGCTGCCGCTGCTGGGCGTGGGCGCCAGCCAGCTCTTCAAGGCCGAGGCTGCGGGCCCGGTCAAGGACACCAAGCTCACCCCACGCATGACCGAAACCGCCAAGGGGCTGTGGGGCGTGTACGTGCTCTTTTCGCTGGCGTGTGCGCTGGCCTACTGGCTGGGCGGCATGCCGCCGGCCGATGCCGTCATGCACATGTTCACCACGGTGAGCCTGGGCGGGCTGTCGTCGCACGACAGCAGCTTCGGCCATTTCCAGTCGCCGCTGCTCGAATCCATCGCGGTGGTGTTCATGGTGGTGGCCAGCTGCAACTTCGCGCTGTATTTCGTCGCGCTGCGCAAGGGCCACTGGCGCAGCCTGTGGTGCGACCCCGAGATGCGCGCCACCGTGCTCACGCTGCTGGGCGGCGGTTTGTTCGTCGCGCTGCTGCTGTGGGCCAAGGACGTCTATGCGCCGCTGGCGGCGCTGCGGCACGGGTTCTTCCATGTGGTGTCGGTCGCCACGACGACGGGCTTCGCCACCACCGACTACCTGGCCTGGCCGGTGTTCGCGCCGATCTTCATGCTCATGCTGTCGGGCGTGGCCACCAGCGCGGGATCGACCGGCGGCGGCATCAAGATGGTGCGCATGCTGATCCTGCTGAAGCAGGCCCGCCGCGAGATGACGCGCCTGGCCCACCCCCGCGCCGTGCAGCCCGTGCGCCTGGGCCGCGCGGTGGTGGACCACCGCATGATCTTCTCGGTGCTGGCGTTCATGCTGGTCTACGGCGCCACGGTCACGGTGCTGAGCATGGTGCTGCTGCTGACCGACCTGGACCTGGTGAGCGCGTTCTCCGCCGTGCTGGCCAGCGTCAACTGCACGGGGCCGGGCCTGGGGCTGCTCGGGCCGTCGGCCACCTACGCGGTGCTCACCGAGTTCCAGCTCTGGGTCTGCACCCTGGCCATGCTGCTCGGGCGGCTGGAGATCCTGAGCTTCATGGTGCTGCTCACCCCGGCGTTCTGGCGGCGGTAG
- the gshA gene encoding glutamate--cysteine ligase, protein MVPHLITALTGPINELEQRILDSMPAIERWFRLEWMEHTPPFYTSVDIRNAGFKLAPVDTNLFPGGWNNLTTDMLPLAVQAAMAAIEKICPEARNLLIVPENHSRNTFYLANVIQLQRIFNMAGLNVRVGSISPEIKKPTTVTLPNGDSVTLEPVVRTKGRLGLKNFDPCTILLNNDLSAGPPGILEDIHEQYLLPPLHAGWSVRRKSRHFQSYEEVSKRFGKLLGIDPWLINPLFSRCEGVDFNEGTGMEGLRAAVDAQLGKVRRKYKEYGINEKPFVIVKADNGTYGMGIMTVRDAKDLDALNRKTRNKMAVIKDGQAVSDVIIQEGVLTQERVHEAVAEPVVYMMDRYVVGGFYRMHAERGVDENLNAPGASFVPLAFEHSTHLPQPGARPGASAPNRFYMYGVVARLAMLAASYELEATNPEAEIYD, encoded by the coding sequence ATGGTTCCGCATCTCATCACCGCCCTCACGGGACCGATCAACGAGCTCGAACAGCGCATTCTCGATTCCATGCCCGCGATCGAGCGGTGGTTCCGCCTGGAGTGGATGGAGCACACGCCCCCGTTCTATACGTCGGTGGACATCCGCAATGCCGGCTTCAAGCTCGCTCCGGTGGACACCAACCTGTTTCCCGGCGGCTGGAACAACCTGACCACCGACATGCTGCCCCTGGCCGTGCAGGCGGCCATGGCGGCCATCGAGAAGATCTGCCCCGAGGCCCGCAACCTGCTCATCGTGCCGGAGAACCACAGCCGCAACACGTTCTACCTGGCGAACGTGATCCAGCTGCAGCGCATCTTCAACATGGCGGGGCTCAACGTGCGCGTGGGCTCCATCAGCCCCGAGATCAAGAAGCCCACCACGGTGACCCTGCCCAACGGCGACTCCGTCACGCTCGAGCCCGTGGTCCGTACCAAGGGGCGCTTGGGGCTCAAGAACTTCGATCCCTGCACCATCTTGCTCAACAACGACCTCTCGGCCGGCCCCCCGGGCATCCTGGAGGACATCCACGAGCAGTACCTGCTGCCGCCGCTGCACGCCGGCTGGAGCGTGCGCCGCAAGAGCCGCCATTTCCAGAGCTACGAGGAAGTGTCCAAGCGCTTCGGCAAGCTGCTGGGCATCGACCCGTGGCTCATCAACCCGCTGTTCAGCCGCTGCGAAGGCGTCGACTTCAACGAAGGCACGGGCATGGAGGGGCTGCGCGCGGCCGTCGATGCGCAGTTGGGCAAGGTGCGCCGCAAGTACAAAGAATACGGCATCAACGAAAAGCCCTTCGTCATCGTGAAGGCCGACAACGGCACCTACGGCATGGGCATCATGACCGTGCGCGACGCCAAGGACCTGGACGCGCTCAACCGCAAGACCCGGAACAAGATGGCCGTCATCAAGGACGGGCAGGCGGTGAGCGACGTGATCATCCAGGAAGGCGTGCTCACGCAGGAGCGGGTGCACGAGGCCGTGGCCGAGCCGGTCGTCTACATGATGGACCGCTACGTGGTCGGGGGCTTTTACCGCATGCATGCCGAGCGCGGCGTGGACGAGAACCTCAACGCCCCCGGCGCGAGCTTCGTGCCCCTGGCCTTCGAGCACAGCACGCACCTGCCCCAGCCCGGCGCCCGCCCCGGCGCCAGCGCGCCCAACCGCTTCTATATGTATGGTGTGGTGGCGCGCCTGGCGATGCTCGCCGCCAGCTACGAGCTGGAAGCCACCAACCCCGAGGCCGAGATCTACGACTGA